In Candidatus Bathyarchaeota archaeon, one genomic interval encodes:
- a CDS encoding alcohol dehydrogenase catalytic domain-containing protein, with protein MLAAVLKQPFKLELEEVPKPTPREDEVLIKVGACGICGSDVRYFQGKNPWALHTLGVEKPNPPDMILGHEVSGTIVEAGDARFEDRIGEKVGIIAYKACGRCKFCSEGRHNLCANVLHIGHDEAWGFKPSPGGMAEYCAVWEDKAVRLDWPVSFEEASQLDGLAVSVHAAYRAQVKPGDRVAVIGSGPIGLMILQTVKAFGASEVFAIDVWDKPLDIAQKLGADHTVDSSKENPVNYILSKTRGRGVEAVVNTVGSPETVVDGLKMLARGGCQVLLAVTSDTVQLDLRLLAGERVLTVSSNNLYREYYTAVSLLKTGRVEIKPFITHVLPLEEVKEAFRIALNKEEYGALKVVIKP; from the coding sequence TTGCTAGCTGCGGTTCTTAAACAGCCTTTCAAGCTCGAGCTTGAAGAAGTCCCCAAACCTACGCCTAGAGAGGATGAGGTCCTGATAAAGGTGGGGGCATGCGGGATATGCGGAAGCGATGTTCGATATTTTCAAGGTAAAAACCCCTGGGCTCTACATACGCTGGGCGTGGAGAAGCCGAACCCGCCGGATATGATCCTAGGCCATGAGGTCTCGGGAACCATAGTGGAGGCCGGTGACGCGAGGTTCGAAGATAGAATAGGTGAAAAGGTCGGCATTATAGCATACAAGGCCTGTGGAAGGTGTAAGTTCTGTAGCGAAGGTAGGCATAACCTATGTGCAAACGTCCTGCATATAGGTCACGACGAGGCGTGGGGCTTCAAACCCTCCCCCGGCGGCATGGCCGAGTACTGTGCGGTGTGGGAGGATAAAGCCGTCAGGCTAGACTGGCCTGTAAGCTTCGAAGAGGCTTCTCAGCTAGACGGTTTAGCCGTATCTGTCCACGCGGCTTATAGGGCTCAGGTGAAGCCCGGCGATAGGGTCGCCGTGATAGGGTCAGGTCCGATAGGGCTTATGATCCTACAGACGGTCAAGGCTTTCGGGGCCTCGGAGGTCTTCGCCATAGACGTCTGGGATAAGCCCCTAGACATAGCTCAGAAGCTCGGAGCCGACCACACGGTAGACTCCTCGAAGGAAAACCCCGTAAACTACATATTATCTAAGACCCGGGGTCGGGGGGTCGAAGCCGTCGTGAACACGGTGGGCTCGCCTGAAACGGTCGTGGACGGTTTGAAGATGCTGGCTAGAGGAGGGTGCCAGGTTCTACTCGCTGTGACGAGCGACACGGTTCAGCTGGACCTTAGGCTTCTAGCGGGTGAGAGGGTTCTAACGGTCTCGTCGAACAACCTCTACCGAGAATACTACACCGCTGTGAGCCTCTTGAAGACGGGTAGGGTTGAGATAAAACCGTTTATAACCCACGTCCTACCGCTCGAAGAAGTTAAAGAAGCCTTCCGCATAGCGTTGAACAAAGAGGAATACGGCGCCCTGAAAGTCGTGATCAAACCCTAA